Proteins encoded in a region of the Mesoflavibacter profundi genome:
- a CDS encoding alpha-ketoacid dehydrogenase subunit alpha/beta, whose translation MKFDKSTLNNDTLLDLYKRLLKPRLIEEKMLILLRQGKISKWFSGIGQEAISVGVTSAMQDEEYILPMHRNLGVFTTRQIPLHRLFSQWQGKANGFTKGRDRSFHFGTQEYNIVGMISHLGPQFGVADGIALASKLKAKNQVTAVFTGEGGTSEGDIHEALNVASVWQLPVLFCIENNGYGLSTPTKEQYNCENLADRALGYGMESHIIDGNNILEVYTKISEITKSIRENPRPVLIEFKTFRMRGHEEASGTKYVPQDLMDEWAKKDPIENYQEFLKNEGILTDEEELRIKEDIVSEINSNLDIAYSENPIKPSLSDELNDVYKYFEYEHFKESENTNELRFVDAISEGLKQSMQRHEDLVIMGQDVAEYGGVFKITDGFVEAFGNDRVRNTPICESAIIETAMGLSIAGIKSVVELQFSDFVTSGFNPVVNYLAKSHYRWNQNADVVLRMPCGAGVAAGPFHSQTNEAWFTKTPGLKVVYPAFPLDAKGMLATAINDPNPVLFFEHKALYRSIRQDVPSDYYTIPFGKAALLKEGTDITIISYGAAVHWALNTLEAHPNISADVIDLRSLQPLDTEAIYNSVKKTGKAIILQEDSLFGGIASDISSLIMEHCFEYLDAPVKRVASLDTPIPFINQLEEQYLSKGRFENELLSLLEY comes from the coding sequence ATGAAATTTGATAAATCAACCCTAAATAACGATACGCTTCTAGATCTTTACAAGCGTTTATTAAAACCACGTTTAATAGAAGAAAAGATGCTTATTTTACTAAGACAAGGTAAAATAAGTAAATGGTTTTCTGGAATTGGCCAAGAAGCTATTTCCGTTGGTGTAACATCTGCGATGCAAGACGAAGAATATATTTTACCTATGCATCGTAATCTAGGTGTTTTTACAACTAGACAAATCCCTTTACATAGATTGTTCTCGCAGTGGCAAGGTAAGGCTAACGGATTTACAAAAGGACGAGATCGAAGTTTTCACTTTGGTACACAAGAGTATAACATTGTTGGAATGATAAGTCATTTAGGTCCGCAATTTGGTGTTGCAGATGGTATAGCTTTAGCTTCAAAACTAAAAGCTAAAAACCAAGTTACTGCAGTATTTACAGGTGAAGGCGGAACAAGTGAAGGTGATATACATGAAGCCTTAAACGTTGCTTCTGTATGGCAATTACCGGTGCTTTTTTGTATAGAAAACAACGGTTACGGTTTGTCTACACCAACTAAAGAGCAATATAATTGTGAGAACCTAGCAGATAGAGCACTAGGTTACGGTATGGAAAGCCATATTATTGATGGTAATAATATTTTAGAGGTTTACACTAAAATCTCTGAAATTACTAAAAGCATACGTGAAAATCCGCGTCCTGTTTTAATCGAGTTTAAAACCTTTAGAATGCGCGGACATGAAGAGGCTAGTGGAACAAAGTATGTTCCTCAAGACTTGATGGACGAATGGGCTAAAAAAGATCCAATTGAAAACTATCAAGAATTCTTAAAAAATGAAGGCATTTTAACCGATGAAGAAGAATTAAGAATTAAAGAAGATATTGTTAGTGAAATTAACTCGAATTTAGACATTGCTTATTCTGAAAATCCTATAAAACCATCTTTAAGTGATGAGTTAAATGATGTATATAAATATTTTGAATATGAACACTTTAAAGAATCTGAAAATACAAACGAATTAAGATTTGTAGATGCGATTTCCGAAGGATTAAAACAATCTATGCAACGTCATGAAGATCTTGTTATTATGGGACAAGATGTTGCAGAATATGGCGGCGTTTTTAAAATTACAGACGGATTTGTTGAAGCTTTTGGTAACGATCGTGTTCGTAACACACCAATTTGTGAATCTGCAATTATCGAAACCGCAATGGGATTAAGTATTGCAGGCATAAAAAGTGTTGTCGAACTTCAGTTTAGTGATTTTGTAACTTCTGGTTTTAATCCTGTTGTTAATTATTTAGCAAAATCACATTACAGATGGAACCAAAATGCAGATGTTGTATTACGTATGCCTTGTGGCGCTGGCGTTGCAGCAGGACCATTTCATAGTCAAACTAATGAAGCTTGGTTTACAAAAACACCTGGTTTAAAAGTAGTTTATCCAGCTTTTCCTTTAGACGCAAAAGGCATGTTAGCAACTGCAATTAACGATCCTAATCCAGTTTTGTTTTTTGAACATAAAGCACTTTATAGAAGTATTAGACAAGACGTACCTTCAGATTATTACACTATACCTTTTGGTAAAGCAGCTTTATTAAAAGAAGGAACAGATATTACCATAATTAGTTATGGAGCAGCAGTACATTGGGCTTTAAACACTTTAGAAGCACATCCAAATATTTCTGCAGATGTTATAGATTTAAGATCATTACAACCATTAGATACAGAAGCAATATATAACTCTGTTAAAAAGACAGGTAAAGCGATTATTTTACAAGAAGATTCTTTATTTGGAGGTATTGCAAGCGATATTTCATCTTTAATAATGGAACATTGTTTTGAATATCTTGATGCGCCAGTAAAACGTGTAGCAAGTTTAGATACACCAATTCCTTTTATTAATCAATTAGAAGAACAATATTTATCTAAAGGACGATTTGAAAACGAACTTTTATCTTTATTAGAGTATTAA
- a CDS encoding TolC family protein: MNIKKLFILLLISPLSLLGQTKDSLSYAEFLGYVKQYHPVVKQADLKIESGIATLLKARGGFDPKVEVDFNEKDFKNREYYEKLYATFKIPTWYGIELKANFEENSGYYLNPENTVPEDGLFSAGIGFSLGQGLFINKRMADLKKAKFFKEQSIAERNLQVNQALYDASLAYFNWVQAYKEYKIYEKFLENATIRFNGVRSSVIAGDKAGIDSLESGITVKNRKLELEQAKVALFKARLEASNFLWLENTPVEIAENVFPMAVFEDEVDNYLGLNNLENFNIQNHPKIIALNRKIDGLSVDQRLKANKLLPKIDLQYNFLTETPDDTNSLNASSYKAMINVAMPLFLRKERGDLKLSKIKVQDANFTLSDTQFQLQNKINAITNEVESFKTQNILIVDIVKDYEAMLIGEERKFSFGESSVFLINTREKKLIDVQVKAVKLENKFLSTKAKLFNSLGILPTN; the protein is encoded by the coding sequence ATGAATATAAAAAAGCTATTTATACTACTATTAATTAGTCCTTTATCACTTTTAGGACAAACTAAAGATAGTTTAAGTTATGCCGAATTTTTAGGTTATGTTAAGCAATATCATCCTGTTGTAAAACAAGCCGATTTAAAAATCGAATCTGGTATCGCTACGTTACTTAAAGCTCGTGGTGGATTTGATCCTAAAGTTGAAGTAGACTTTAACGAAAAAGATTTTAAAAATAGAGAATATTACGAAAAATTATATGCCACATTTAAAATTCCAACGTGGTATGGTATTGAATTGAAAGCAAATTTTGAAGAAAATTCTGGGTATTACTTAAATCCAGAAAATACAGTACCAGAAGATGGATTATTTAGTGCAGGAATTGGTTTTTCTTTAGGTCAAGGTTTATTTATTAATAAAAGAATGGCTGACTTAAAAAAGGCTAAATTTTTTAAAGAACAATCTATTGCAGAAAGAAACTTACAAGTTAACCAAGCCTTATACGATGCGTCTTTAGCTTATTTTAATTGGGTACAAGCTTATAAAGAATATAAGATTTACGAGAAGTTTTTAGAAAATGCAACTATAAGATTTAATGGTGTAAGATCTAGTGTTATTGCTGGTGATAAAGCTGGAATTGATAGTTTAGAATCTGGAATTACAGTAAAAAACAGAAAATTAGAATTAGAACAAGCCAAAGTTGCTTTATTTAAAGCACGATTAGAGGCTTCTAATTTTTTATGGCTAGAAAATACTCCTGTAGAAATAGCAGAAAACGTATTTCCTATGGCGGTATTTGAAGACGAAGTAGATAATTATTTAGGTTTAAATAATTTAGAAAATTTCAACATTCAAAATCATCCTAAAATTATAGCTTTAAACAGAAAAATAGATGGTTTAAGTGTAGATCAACGCTTAAAAGCCAACAAATTACTACCAAAAATAGACTTGCAATATAATTTTTTAACCGAAACGCCAGACGATACTAATTCATTAAATGCATCATCCTACAAAGCAATGATAAATGTTGCTATGCCTTTATTTTTAAGAAAAGAACGTGGTGATTTAAAGCTTTCAAAAATTAAAGTTCAGGATGCAAATTTTACATTATCAGACACGCAATTTCAACTACAAAATAAAATAAATGCTATTACAAATGAAGTTGAATCTTTTAAAACCCAAAATATTTTAATTGTAGATATTGTAAAGGATTATGAGGCAATGCTAATTGGTGAAGAAAGAAAATTTAGCTTTGGAGAAAGCTCAGTCTTTTTAATTAACACGAGAGAAAAAAAGCTAATAGACGTTCAGGTTAAAGCTGTAAAATTAGAGAATAAGTTTTTATCTACTAAAGCAAAACTATTTAATAGTTTAGGGATTTTACCAACTAATTAA
- a CDS encoding HlyD family secretion protein, producing the protein MLNISNNKLNERVDLSQYECGKQAFGKEHYKAFNRFLVTFGIIGLIILFLPWTQNINAPGLVTTLTPDQRPQTIQSPIPGRIEKWYVKEGEKVKKGDTILFISEIKNEYFDPNLVTRTDQQIKAKSSSVLSYSEKVNALNNQIAALSNERELKYKQAQNKLLQSKLKAKSDSIDFEAAKTNLSIAEKQFNRTQQLQTEGLKSVTEVEEKRLKLQETQAKLISQENKFLAAKNEIINAEVELNRINAEYIDKISKARSDKFTAQSNQFDAEAQVSKLESDYTNYSIRNDLYYIKAPQDGYINKAIKAGIGETFKEGEQLVGIMPSTYDIAIETFVDPIDLPLIHVGEKFRVQFDGWPAIVFSGWPNVSYGTYGAEVVAIERFISPNGKFRVLLSPDKDDHKWPEAIRVGSGARTIGLLDDVPIWYEIWRQLNGFPPNYYTPATKDKNSAVTPTAASNAASNSTSTEK; encoded by the coding sequence ATGTTAAATATTTCAAATAATAAATTAAATGAACGTGTAGATTTATCGCAATACGAATGCGGTAAACAAGCGTTTGGTAAAGAGCATTATAAAGCATTTAACAGGTTTTTAGTCACTTTTGGAATTATAGGATTAATCATTTTATTTTTACCATGGACACAAAATATTAATGCACCAGGATTAGTCACCACTTTAACGCCAGACCAAAGACCGCAAACTATACAATCACCAATTCCTGGTCGTATAGAAAAGTGGTATGTAAAAGAAGGTGAAAAAGTAAAAAAAGGCGATACTATTTTATTCATTTCAGAAATTAAAAATGAATATTTTGATCCTAATCTTGTAACTAGAACCGATCAACAGATAAAAGCCAAAAGTTCTTCGGTGTTATCCTATTCAGAAAAGGTAAACGCTTTAAACAATCAAATTGCCGCACTATCTAACGAAAGGGAATTAAAATACAAACAAGCACAAAACAAACTTTTACAATCTAAGTTAAAAGCAAAAAGTGATAGTATAGATTTTGAAGCTGCAAAAACTAATTTAAGTATTGCCGAAAAACAATTTAATCGTACACAGCAATTACAAACAGAAGGATTAAAATCTGTTACCGAAGTTGAAGAAAAACGATTAAAACTACAAGAAACACAAGCCAAATTAATTTCTCAAGAAAATAAATTTTTAGCTGCTAAAAATGAAATTATTAATGCAGAAGTAGAATTAAATCGTATAAATGCAGAATATATAGATAAAATCTCTAAAGCTAGAAGTGATAAGTTTACAGCGCAGTCTAATCAATTTGATGCAGAAGCACAAGTATCTAAACTAGAAAGTGATTACACCAACTACTCTATTCGTAATGATTTATATTACATCAAAGCGCCACAAGATGGTTACATTAATAAAGCAATAAAAGCAGGTATTGGAGAGACCTTTAAAGAAGGCGAACAACTTGTTGGTATAATGCCATCTACTTATGACATTGCAATAGAAACTTTTGTAGACCCAATAGATTTACCGCTAATTCATGTAGGCGAAAAGTTTAGAGTACAATTCGATGGTTGGCCAGCAATAGTTTTTAGTGGTTGGCCAAATGTATCTTATGGTACTTACGGCGCAGAAGTAGTTGCTATAGAGCGTTTTATTAGTCCAAACGGGAAGTTTAGAGTATTATTATCACCAGATAAAGACGATCACAAATGGCCTGAAGCAATTAGAGTTGGTTCTGGAGCAAGAACAATTGGTTTATTAGACGATGTGCCAATTTGGTACGAAATATGGCGACAGTTAAACGGTTTTCCTCCAAATTATTATACGCCAGCTACTAAAGACAAAAACAGTGCTGTTACGCCAACAGCTGCATCTAACGCTGCGTCAAATTCAACTTCAACTGAAAAGTAA
- a CDS encoding peptidase domain-containing ABC transporter yields MSKKILTAWQRFVNLLKLDKKDLKQVFFYAIFAGLVNLSLPLGIQAIINLLQAAQVSTSWIVLVVLVTLGVVFVGVLQLMQIRIIENIQQKIFTRASFDFTYRFPKIKMSELRGIYPPELANRFFDTINVQKGLAKILIDFPAAILQIAFGLILLSFYHPFFIIYGVLLVILIYIVFKFTIEKGLRTSLKESDHKYRVAHWIQEIARSIVSFKLSGKTSLALNKNDQLVNDYLQARESHFKILVIQFIQLIGFKVLVTAGLLVIGGALVLSQQMNIGQFVAAEIIILLVINSVEKLILGLETFYDVLTSIEKLGKVVDKDLESQKGETIDFNASPFTLEFENVSYQVPDKEAPILKDISFTINQQDKILVNGKNGSGKTSLLRLISGIIKPTKGNIYVNNNSLSNLKLNHYRAHLGQTLVEESPFEGTLLQNITFDDPTISKADVDWAIQSVGLSDYVKRLPQGLNTILRPEGKEISFTLSKKIILARSIIKKPKLLVLKEPLDHFDQEEASKIINFLIQPEHPWSLIVVSQNPLWLAKLDKVITLENGQIINKK; encoded by the coding sequence ATGAGTAAAAAAATATTAACAGCTTGGCAACGATTTGTCAATCTATTAAAACTAGATAAAAAAGACCTAAAGCAAGTCTTTTTCTACGCTATTTTTGCTGGTTTAGTAAACCTATCTTTACCACTTGGTATACAGGCTATAATTAATTTGTTGCAAGCAGCTCAAGTTAGTACATCGTGGATTGTTCTTGTTGTATTAGTTACCTTAGGTGTTGTTTTTGTTGGTGTTTTACAACTTATGCAAATACGTATAATAGAAAATATTCAGCAAAAAATATTTACTAGAGCATCTTTTGATTTCACGTACCGCTTTCCTAAAATAAAAATGAGTGAATTAAGAGGTATTTATCCACCAGAATTAGCTAATAGATTTTTTGATACCATTAACGTACAAAAGGGTTTAGCAAAAATATTAATAGATTTTCCTGCTGCAATACTTCAAATTGCATTTGGATTAATTTTACTATCCTTTTATCATCCATTTTTTATTATTTATGGTGTTTTATTAGTGATTCTAATCTACATTGTATTTAAATTTACTATAGAAAAAGGGTTACGTACAAGCTTAAAAGAATCTGATCATAAATATCGTGTTGCTCATTGGATACAAGAAATAGCAAGGTCTATTGTTAGCTTTAAATTATCTGGAAAAACAAGTTTAGCATTAAATAAAAACGATCAATTAGTTAATGATTATTTACAAGCTAGAGAAAGTCACTTTAAAATTTTAGTCATTCAATTTATACAATTAATTGGGTTTAAAGTTTTAGTAACAGCTGGATTATTAGTCATTGGTGGCGCATTGGTTTTAAGTCAACAAATGAATATTGGTCAATTTGTTGCTGCCGAAATTATTATTCTTTTAGTCATAAATTCTGTAGAAAAATTAATCCTAGGTCTAGAAACATTCTATGATGTATTAACTTCTATTGAAAAATTAGGTAAAGTGGTTGATAAAGATTTAGAGTCACAAAAAGGCGAAACGATAGATTTTAATGCATCTCCATTTACTCTAGAATTTGAAAATGTATCCTATCAAGTACCTGATAAAGAAGCACCAATACTAAAAGATATTAGTTTTACTATAAATCAACAAGATAAGATTTTAGTTAATGGTAAAAATGGATCTGGAAAAACTAGTCTTTTACGTTTAATTTCTGGTATAATAAAACCTACAAAAGGTAATATTTACGTAAACAATAATTCCTTATCAAATTTAAAACTTAATCATTATCGCGCACATTTAGGACAAACATTGGTAGAGGAATCGCCTTTTGAAGGCACTTTACTTCAAAACATAACTTTTGACGATCCAACTATATCAAAAGCAGATGTAGATTGGGCTATCCAAAGCGTTGGTTTAAGCGATTACGTAAAGCGATTACCACAAGGATTAAACACTATTTTAAGACCAGAAGGAAAAGAAATTTCGTTTACATTATCTAAAAAAATAATTTTAGCAAGAAGCATAATTAAAAAGCCAAAATTATTGGTTTTAAAAGAACCTTTAGATCATTTTGATCAAGAAGAAGCTTCAAAAATTATAAACTTTTTAATACAGCCAGAACATCCTTGGTCACTAATTGTTGTTAGTCAAAACCCATTATGGCTAGCAAAATTAGATAAAGTAATTACATTAGAAAACGGTCAAATAATTAACAAAAAATAA
- a CDS encoding TetR/AcrR family transcriptional regulator, with protein sequence MQSLFSNLKITINENIYLKDPESSDLGKRIVEHSILLIDTIGFDAFTFKKLGEQIGSNESSIYRYFESKHMLLLYLSSWYWAWTEYQLVFAINNITNPVKKLDIAIDTLTKTTIEDCNYKHINEVVLKRIIIHEYCKSYLTKKVDEENNEGYFSIYKRIVVRLKDLIENANKDYNYAFCLANTIIEGALHQHYIKDHFKSISGLQPNEAPTSFFKDIVFKTLNISIHE encoded by the coding sequence ATGCAAAGTTTATTTTCAAATTTAAAGATTACAATTAACGAAAACATCTATCTTAAAGATCCAGAATCTTCAGATTTAGGTAAACGTATTGTAGAGCACAGTATACTTTTAATAGATACTATTGGTTTTGATGCTTTCACTTTTAAAAAGTTGGGCGAACAAATAGGTTCTAATGAAAGTAGTATTTATCGTTATTTTGAAAGTAAACACATGTTACTTCTTTACTTGTCTTCTTGGTATTGGGCATGGACAGAATACCAATTAGTATTTGCAATAAACAACATTACAAATCCTGTAAAAAAGTTAGACATTGCAATAGATACATTAACAAAAACAACAATAGAAGACTGTAATTACAAACACATTAACGAAGTCGTGTTAAAACGAATAATAATACACGAGTATTGTAAATCGTATTTAACAAAAAAAGTAGACGAAGAAAATAACGAAGGTTACTTTTCTATATACAAACGTATCGTAGTTAGGCTTAAAGATCTAATAGAAAATGCTAATAAAGACTATAATTATGCATTTTGTTTAGCTAATACTATTATTGAAGGTGCATTACACCAACATTATATAAAAGATCATTTTAAATCCATTTCTGGATTACAACCAAACGAAGCTCCAACCTCATTTTTTAAAGACATTGTTTTTAAAACTTTAAACATTTCAATACATGAGTAA
- a CDS encoding mechanosensitive ion channel family protein, with protein sequence MNKYVHFFYDYFRDLNFTVTSSKYMNMLVLFLLAFIFIFIIDLLVRTILRFISARIAATTKSNFDDLLISNRVPANTAHIPALVLAYWSIPVVFYDFEYVHKIASKILAVLAIVVGLWIVRSLLNTLKSYFKTLPRLKDKPIDSYIQVFMIFAWTAGLLMAIAVVTELSLGSFIAGFGTISAIILLIFKDTILGFVASIQVAINDMVRIGDWITFEKYGADGDVIEINLATVKVQNWDNTITTIPTYAMISDSFKNWRGMTNSDGRRIKRHMLIKQSSIKYLTEEEVESLKSIQLIKEYLVTMQQKLEQHNTTHNADKNLLINGRNLTNVGVFRKYIQTYLENHSAINENMFLMARQLQPTAQGIPLEVYCFSKDKRWQNYEYVMSDLFDHFLAAVPYFGLELFELPDNSTFKHTINNLQIDKNS encoded by the coding sequence ATGAATAAATACGTACACTTTTTTTACGATTATTTTAGAGACTTAAATTTTACAGTAACATCTTCTAAATATATGAATATGCTAGTGCTTTTTTTACTAGCTTTTATTTTCATATTTATAATAGATTTATTGGTAAGAACTATTTTAAGATTTATATCTGCACGTATTGCTGCTACTACCAAATCAAATTTTGACGATTTATTAATTTCTAATCGTGTACCAGCAAATACAGCACACATTCCTGCATTAGTATTAGCGTATTGGTCTATTCCTGTTGTATTTTATGACTTTGAATATGTGCACAAAATCGCTTCAAAAATACTTGCAGTATTAGCCATTGTTGTTGGACTTTGGATTGTTAGAAGTTTATTAAACACATTAAAAAGCTATTTTAAAACCTTACCAAGATTAAAGGATAAACCTATAGATAGTTACATACAGGTATTTATGATTTTTGCTTGGACTGCAGGTTTATTAATGGCTATTGCTGTAGTTACAGAATTGTCTCTAGGTAGTTTTATTGCTGGTTTTGGTACAATTTCGGCAATTATATTATTAATATTTAAAGACACGATTTTAGGTTTTGTAGCTAGTATCCAAGTAGCCATTAACGATATGGTTAGAATTGGCGACTGGATTACTTTTGAAAAATACGGTGCAGATGGTGATGTGATAGAAATAAATCTAGCTACTGTAAAAGTGCAAAACTGGGATAATACAATTACTACCATTCCTACCTATGCGATGATATCAGATTCGTTTAAAAACTGGCGCGGAATGACTAATTCTGATGGAAGACGTATTAAAAGACATATGTTAATTAAACAATCTTCTATTAAATATCTTACTGAAGAAGAAGTAGAAAGTTTAAAAAGCATACAGTTAATCAAAGAATATTTGGTGACTATGCAACAAAAATTAGAGCAACATAACACAACACATAACGCAGATAAAAACCTATTAATTAACGGTAGAAACCTGACTAATGTTGGTGTGTTTAGAAAATATATTCAAACCTATTTAGAAAATCATTCTGCCATTAACGAAAATATGTTTTTAATGGCTAGACAATTACAACCAACAGCACAAGGTATTCCTTTAGAAGTGTATTGTTTTAGTAAAGATAAACGTTGGCAAAATTACGAATATGTAATGAGCGATCTTTTTGATCACTTTCTAGCAGCTGTACCTTATTTTGGATTAGAACTTTTTGAATTACCTGATAATTCAACTTTTAAACACACTATAAACAATCTTCAAATAGATAAAAATAGTTAA
- a CDS encoding pseudouridine synthase produces MKTKHQHFKIYKPYGMLSQFDSNAKHEQKKRFLSELGTFPEGTMPIGRLDKKSEGLLLLTTDGKLSNHINQSGIEKEYYALVDGAISAKAIQDLQTGVKIGFDGIKYDTKPCKARILESTPNLPQRSQKIRDERHGPTTWISITLKEGKFKQVRKMTSAVGYPTLRLVRVRIGQVFLDGLDVGEVCNLPDLPSII; encoded by the coding sequence ATGAAAACTAAACACCAACACTTTAAGATTTATAAGCCTTACGGAATGCTTAGCCAGTTTGATAGTAATGCCAAACATGAGCAAAAAAAGCGTTTTTTATCAGAGCTTGGTACATTTCCTGAAGGTACGATGCCAATTGGTAGATTGGATAAAAAAAGTGAAGGTTTATTGCTATTAACTACCGATGGAAAATTAAGTAATCACATTAACCAATCTGGAATAGAAAAAGAATATTATGCTTTGGTTGATGGCGCAATTTCCGCGAAAGCGATACAAGATTTACAAACTGGAGTTAAAATTGGTTTTGATGGAATTAAATACGACACAAAACCTTGTAAAGCTAGAATTTTAGAGTCTACTCCTAACCTACCACAACGATCCCAAAAAATTAGAGATGAAAGACATGGACCAACAACATGGATTTCGATCACATTAAAGGAAGGAAAATTTAAACAGGTAAGAAAAATGACAAGTGCTGTTGGATATCCTACTTTAAGATTGGTTAGAGTTAGAATTGGTCAAGTATTTTTAGATGGGTTAGACGTTGGTGAAGTTTGTAATTTACCTGATTTACCTTCTATAATTTAA